atgaaattattctCATCCATGTGTGTTTATATATGAGTACATTTACTGCCTCCCAGAGAAAATTAAACTTTGATGCTGTAAGAGATCACTTGTCAGCCAAAGATAGTGTTTGATCTGTGATTGATTTAACTGTCCTCTACCCCTTTAGGTATCAGATTGATTATTCTTCTCCCTTATCCTGTATATATTGACTTTTTCTGTATCTGAAACTGTTCTAAATGGTTAAATGTTtgtaaaatgaataaaaatactcTCTTCCTAGAAAGAGCTTTGCAAAAATCTAGGAGAGCATGTTAAGCAACTTGAAAAATTGCTGGAAGAAACCAAATgtgaaaaaactgaaataataaatcgACTGACAAGAAGCCTAGAAGAAAGCCAAAAGCAATGTGCAAATTTACTGCAAACAGGTCAGCCTTTTACTCATACTATTACCTTTCCCTGCAGAAGTTAAATTGCATATCAGTGTTTCTATGGAAGGGGAATCAACATCAAGCTAATTGTGTTCTAGGCTGTTTCCTATGCAGTGGATTAGTCAGACTTGAAGTTAAGACTAAGATGTAAAAaccaaatagaaataaaagcaaacacaatCTCCAAACCCCTAACAACAAACTCTGAACAACAGTGATTAAAGtgttttcaaatgtattttgttCTGCATATGTGTAAACCTTGTTTCATACTAAACAGGGTTTGGCTGCAAGTTACTTAATTTTGTGTTAAGGTGCTTGACTTGAATTGCTATTCTGAGTTCAAGGCTTGGTGAGAAGACTTGAATTGTTTTGGGAGCTGGAGGCTGATTCTTGTAAACCTGTGTCATAGAAATAGATTGTGAAATGTTTTGCAATTTGTGTGTTTGACTTTTGCCTACCTTCACACATTGAAGTCTTTTGATAGAATTGTATTTAGTAGCTATTAGTGAGCTCGAGGAAATAGAAACAGTAATGTCTATTGCCAGAGTCAACATTGCTATTTTTAACAGAGATCTTTCTTCAAATTGCATAGACTTTCTTGCAAAATTATGAATTGCTCTTTgtctcccctttttttcctacaatAGGCTCAATGCAGGAGACAAATCAGTTACGGTTTCAGTTGCAACAAGCTCAGTCTGCACAGATAATCAGCAACAACATGAACAAGGCTTTGCAGGTTAATTTTATTGAATGTTTTATGTTCATTTGATTGGGGAGGGCATTATAACTAAGAGGTTGGTGGTTGAAACACTTTAAATTTTTGGGGGAAACAAGTACATCATCTTTGAGTGCTTCCTCTCCCAGTGTTGCATGTTGATCTTCCTCATTCCCCACCAGTTAAAAGATATTTGGGCAATTGTACTGGCACAAATCTGAGCTCATACGTCTGTCCAGCCTGCTTTTGGAGAAAACAATGAATGTAAATTCAGTGTGCTGGGAGTCTCGTAACTTAATGAGGAGATACCATGTTCTGAAATTTATCTTTTGTCAGCAGAAGGGAATGCTAGAAAATCCTCTGTAAAGCATGAGTAGAAGTCTGTGTTTCCAATTCAGTTCTTATATTTGATTTAAATCTGTTATCTTGGAAACTATGAATCCTACTAAGTACTAGAGTAATAGCTGTTTATCTGGGTGTGTACGTTTCTGTTGTCATCCATTTTGCTATACAAGGACAGGAGGAATGcagaagagcaaaagaaataattcttcatAGATGGACTATTACAAGAACAATAGGGAATATTTCTtgtatattttaatgaatttgtAGTTTTAACCTATGCTTTGCTAGAGgtatcagaaagaaaaatgatagCATAAGTAAGTTAGTGCTAGACAATTCAACTAAATACAGCTAAGTATAACTGCATTTCAGGAGGAAGTGCTCCatgtatttgctttctttggaaGAGTTATCATGGGCCTGGTATGTAGGGCTTGGAGTCTCTCTgttcagtgtaattttttttctgtcttttcctttcaggaagAATTAATGgaactgaaagaagaaatagcTTTGTATGAATCTGCTGCCAAGCTTGGAGTATTTTTGAATGATGCAGGTGGAGAGCGACATGTGAGCCTGGGTGATTCCTATGTAGAactgggaattaaaaaaatcacagggaaGAAGCCAAGATTCTGCAGGTATTGAGTGATTcttgttgaaagaaaaaatttaaatccttAAGAAATTATGCAAGTTATGTGTAAAATGAGGGTTCTACTCAATCAACACATAGGTTTTTTGatagatatttaaaattctgcttgtATTGCCAGCTCAtgtgagaaacagagaaactgTACTAGTACCATAAATTGGTTGCCTAACTGCTATTTAATAAGTCTTCAGATTTTATAGGGACTATATTGCTGTTCCTTTAATTGTAGGACTTATATTCATGGATACTTTTTTTTGCTCAAAGACTCCACATAGTTGCTTAAAGCTAAATCTGTCTTTTATGTCAACCAGTTGAGTTGTTTCGTAGCTCTTCACATTGTGTGAGAATGAATCTTTTGAGGAGGGAAAGAGCTGAATTAGCAAGTTCTCTGTAAATTAATTGCAACTTGATGAAAAAGCTTTGACATTCATATCTTCTTATGCTTTTTACTATTATATCTTAGACATCCTGATAATTCTGGTGGCATTAGTTGCTCTTCTCTTTGCTACCAGTGCCTTTCAGATaaatgttttgtcttttaaatactgAGCTGGTTATGTCTTTCCTGATAGTGCAATACAGAACAGAGACATGGATAAAGAACTCTCTAAAGATGAAATTATTGTAGAATTAAAAGCTGAGCTGGAACGTTTATTGAGCAGTAATAAAATGAAGAGAAACCAGATTACTCAACTACAAAATAGTCTTAAAGATTGCCAGGAGACATTAGAGGAATACAAGCAGTTGAAAGCTGAAAAAGCGTCAAGAGATTCAGAGGTTTGTTCTTTTACACTTCTTTAAAAGTCAAGTGTTCCTGGTTTTTGGTGAAGAAAACCAACTTCTTATTAGAATAGATCAAAAATTTATGCATAGCAACTCTGCTTTTGTATCTTTggttgaaaagaaaacaattgaATAGTGGAACCTTGGCAGCATATGCATTATTGAGTCCTAAAATGATGACTTATATGCTTGAGAGTGCTTAGTGTCTGCCCTACTTTTGTTAGAAGTACATTTCATTGGGAAAAGATAGTTTTCTTTAGCCAAATGGACCTTGTAATTTCTCTAAGAGGGCTGATAGTACCATTAGATTTTACAGACTGAATATTTAACAGATTTCCTTCAGAGGGCCGTCCTTGATATTGTATCTCTCTTCACCCCATTATTGCCTTCCCTCTAGAGATTGATCAGACTTGCAGTCTGTACATGGTGACGTGGATGTGGGATAGGAATACAATGTACGTGAGAAGTGTGCTCTCTGTTGGATGACTGCTGTCATTCAGCTTGCAAACGCAGCACTGAGTGTGTGCTTCTCCAAAGCTTCATGATACTGAGTTTAAAAAATTGATAGCAGTGATACTGTTATCTTGCAGGGCAataatttcctgtttttttgattttttaagtACAATTTTATTCGACAACACTTAACTTTTTAAAGCACTAATTGCTAAGTAATTTATATCTTGAAAGATATcatcttaattttatttatttttagcctGTCACAAATTTGAAGGATGCTTCTGATAACCTAAAGGAAGAAGTTCTGAGACTCAAAAAGGCTAATGAAGCTTTGCAACAGGAAGTTGAGGTAAGACAGAGATGCTGCTTACCACTACCacttaccagaaaaaaaaaatcacaacaaacCCCCACCCTGTGCTAAAAACCTGTGATTAAAGGTTCTTACAACCCAATGTTACTTGACTTTTGTTTGTCCAGGCACATACTTCAACTATTGaagaactgaaggaaaatgaggaaaaactgaaaagcttAAATCAAGACCTCTGTTGTCAGATGAGAAAGATGGTTGAGGAGTTTGATCATGATAAGCAAGAAGCCATTGACAGGTAAGTCTGTTAACTTATCTTAGTTTAATTTGTGGATTTTTGCCCTGCACATGTAATCTTGTTCCAGCTGCTACGTACAAGAGGTCAATgttagaaaagtattttcttacagaaaagtTGAACCTAGATAGTTGAAATCAGgtagttatttttcctttcttgaaaTCGTAGATGTGAAAGAACTTACCAGCAACATCATGAGAACACCAAAGCACATTTTGAGAAAGAGCTGATGGAGAGGTTTgctgtggaaaagcagcagcttcttcaAACTTCTGAAGAGACAATCTCACAGTTAAAGTAAGACTTactattatttccatttttactgAACTTTGCATGTTTCCTGTCTGACCTTCACTGCTAGTTACGCTTCTTTTAAAGCTGACTTGATGTCCTATGAGGCCAATTGATAATAAGTAATCTGTCCTTTGAAGGGATAGTATAGAGGAGCTGAACAAAGAGATTACTGTGGTGAAGGAATGTTACATTGGAGTTTGTCGGGAGAAGGACACCTTGGAAACTACTTTAAGACAGAAATTTCAGCAagaacagcagctgaaggaagagAAGGTACGAATGGAAATGCCTGTAAACCATATACTTTCACACTGTTTTCAAGATGTAATATTAATAAGCgtatttaattttgtaaatgtTTGTGGAACCTACTTGGAAGAGATGCAACTGTATCAGAAAGTTCATACATATGACTTACaggtttttaaattaagctGGTGTTGTGTGTCCTGGGCTTTAAAATATTGTAGAAGTAACTCTTTCCAAtagctgtttgttttcatgtaGTGAACTTCCATAATTCTGACTTCCAAGGATGCTTAATCAGCAATAGAAGCTTTTACATTCataaggcatttttaaaaatccctgaaTGATGatataattttgattttcccTGTATAAAACTGatcttaaaaatactgtgttttttcTAAGTAGTAATGAATTCACACTGATTAGATTaaaaactttgcttttctgaagaTGTCAGTGTGCAATGACCAAAGTAGATCAACTGTCTGGGTAAGCGAGTACAGTAAAGAGGCTCAGCTCAAAGTATGAGGGGAGTAAAGATGCTTGATACAAACATCTACTTTACAGCAATAGCCTATAATAACCTCTGATGCAGTATCTTAGAACACCTTTTTTGAGAGTTGAATCTCTTGTCTAGGTGTTATCAGTGCACAGCCTCTAGAGAGTTAATCACGTGTCTCATGCATTCTCATTGCTTTGTACCAGAGCAGTTGTGCCTTGGCGAatacttcatttatttatttttggtcTAGCTCAAGAGACAGCTactagaagaaaaagaagtctcCCTTAAACTTCTGAGAACTGAGCTTGAAGAGGAGCACATCAGGTCTATGACAGCAGCAAAGAAGCAGTCgctggaagaaaaaagccagCAGATTCAAGAAGAAGTTGCATTAGCCAAAGTtcagtgggaaaaggaagaaaaagaggtgGGAAACTTAGATAATGGAGTTTCAATTTTTTTCGttattattttgctgtttattttcagaaacagacTTTATGTGCTGTTATTCTGCCATTGGAAGTGGCTGTTAAGgatctgtcattttaaaatccTAATGACTGAAAAAGTCATTAGGTTTTATACACgcttcatatttttaaagaaacccaaaacctaTATCTTGTAAAGTAACAAATAGAATACCCTGAATGTCACAGCGGGTAATATGCTGGAGTTTTCCACCCTGATGCTTGAGTGAAGGTTGTGCTTTCTGTTGTTTCACTCAGGTATCATGTTGAAATCCTTTGTGTATCCTATCCAATAGAAGAAAGCTCTGATGAGTCACCAAactctctcctctctgtgcaTGGTTTTGTTCTCCTGTCAAGGAGGATCATTGGTGTGAACAGTGTTTCATTTGCTAAACACCAGTTTGTTTAGACACTGAGgagattttcttaaaaatatatttttttccttagaataAAGAACAAGTCATTGCCAAATTAGAAAGAGAATGGCAAAGTAGGCTGGAAGAAGTGAGAAGAACTGTAGTTGAATGTAATGACTGCAGCTGCCAAACTGACCAAGTTACAATTGTGGATGGAGTTTCAACTAAAGAGTTAGAAGGGACTGTTGAAGACCAGAGGCTGCAGACCCAGAAggctctgaaagaaaatacagcctCCAAAGAGGTCTTAAAAGAATTTGAATTagagctggaaaataaatactgtgaaaaTCTTGCCAGCCAGGTAACAATTGTTCTATCTGCCTGGAGTCTGCAAAACTGCTGTGTCCAATTaagtcaccaaaaaaaaaagaaagtgggTTCTTCCACTGACTTCCTCTTAAGTTTAGTACTCATATTTGCTATATTAGAAATAGAATTCTTaaaaaagttctgaaaaaacTGTAGCATGTGGTTTCTTTTCCACACTGTTAAACAAGTTTTGCAGGAGTTTTGAACAGAACTGAGCAACACTGACTTAAGTTTTATACCATTTTGttgaaaatgaatttaatatttttaattttggcatAATTTTTGCATCAAGAAATGCATGAAGCGCTGCTGGTCtgattcttttaatttctgtaaatgtaGGCAATCCAAACTGAAGTCTGTTCTTGCACTGTTACAtgaaagtaataataaaaatgtattcacTGTACCTACCTACCTACTGAAGCAGGTGTTTTATCCATTTAAAGGTAGATGCAGCTTTAACCCAAGCTCATGCCAAGTGGCTGCAAGAGTACAAACTAAATCTAAAGATAGaacaagaaaaatgggaaaaggaacaCCAAAAGACTACAGCAAAGCAGGTAGCCCAAAATACTACTGTGTGTGTGTTGATGAACAGTTAAATCTTCCAAGTCCCATATATTACTGAGGAATGAATGCAGACATAGGCACAGGGAGTCACTAAGCAAAGATGTCTTGTGTACTCTGCTCCACACCTATTTTTTTGCCTATAtaggtttaatttttattaaatatattgaaaaGATCTCCAGTAGATTTATAATGACTCAGAGTTACATTTTGTGTATCTATgaatgtgtgtatatatttctAATGACTGTGTTGTATATTTGGCAGTTAGCCCTGgttctctcagctgctgaggagaaatggaagaaagaatATGAAGGTACAGAGAGATCTGGACTAAGAGTTAAAGAACTTGAAGAAAAGGTAATTTCTCTGAGGAGGGAATTGGAGCTAAAGAAAGAGGAAATCCCTGCAGCTGTCAAATCAGAACTAGCAAAAGCCCGTGTGAAGTggaacaaagaaaagcaagaagaaattcTGCAGATTCAAGAGCAAAATGAGAGAGACTACCAATCCTTCTTAGATGATCATAGAAACAGAATTAAGGAGGTCCTTGCTAAGCAGAAGAATGATCTCTCCATtcagaaagatgcagaaataaagATGGTACTAGACCAAAAGCAGCGAGAATGGGAGGCTGAGGAAGCCAAGCGACTGCAGGATGAAATTAACCGGTATGAGGAGAAGACCCTGGTTGAGCTGGAGTATTTGTTGAGTGAAATTCATGAAGAACTGGTCAAGTGCACACAGAGTAAACATTATTGGGAGGACAAGTGTTTTGACTCTCATGTTCAGTTAACCAGTCAAGGCAAAGACAAACTGAAGGCTTGTTTACAAAAGGCCTTTAGAACCACAGTCTGCACaattctggaaaagaaagagcGGGAATGGAAAGAGGTAATACTTCTGTAAATTATAACTGCCAATCAGAAAAGAGATTTGAGAAGTTAGTCAGGCCTGCTTTCTCCCATGAAATATCTATGTAATTGtgagaaatataaaattcaacATTAGCGTTCATTGATAAGTGTACTCTAAAACTAAAAGGAGACTAAATCTACCAAAAGGGAAAGGATTTAGCTTTAACATCTTCAGTCTTTGAATAAGAGAAAGTCAGGTTAGGAACATCATTTATGCAAAGACTTGTAAATTAAGGAGATGAATCCACCTGCTTAAGGTTGGGGACCTGTTGAAGGCTCCTTATCATCTCTTAGATGGGCTGTAATGACAGAACCCACCTCAGATGTTTGCATAGCTGCAAAATCCAGTTTGCAGTGGTGATTGGACAATGATTGTTGATCATGttatgctttcttttcctcctctttatataaatgaagatgaaaacagTAAATCTTTTTTGCAAATTGCCTGCAGTAGGTCAGTTTGTCAGTTAGTCAGTTCTCTCTTGGGAATAAGAATCTTGCCTATTTTATTGTGCCTCtaggaaatatttctcagtGTGCCTGCCCAAATGAGGAAAGATGTCTTACCCTTTACTAGAGGAGTTTTGGGCTAAGTCAAATTGTGTTCCAAAgcctttgtttttgttgttttagcAGATTCCTCTTCTTGCAGTGCTTATGTTTGTAATAAGTTTTTTGTTGTGGGGAGCATCCCACCGGAAATGCCATTGCCACCCAGCAGTTAGTAGCTGGGGAATTATCTGAGAATAGGACAGAGAAAATGTCTTGTTTTTCATGAGAAGGTGAGATGTTACCATTTCTTTAGTGTCAATATAGTTCTGTTCAGCAAGTGGGCCTTAAATGTTTTCATGTCTCAAATCATATCCACGATGGTAAAGAGAATCAGGAGCTTTTTTCCTGTGCCTTATGCACCTTTTGCAGTGGAAATGAAATGTCTCTTGGTAAACTGTTTAATATGCCTTTGAATTTCAAAACATTGGTTGGCTTGAACCACCTTATCTAGTgaagtttttaatttcctagtaaagtgttttctctttaaaaaccAAGTTATCTTTACCTGTTCAAAGACAGGATATAGTTCTGCAATGTCAAGAGCTACTGACATTTCCAAATAAGACTCAAGATATTTAGGCACTGCTGTTGCAATGATTTATGCTCAATAAAGCTTCTATACCATAGAGTAgatgttttcttcattattgACTTGTGATCTGTGGTTCTACTGCAGGTTTAAAGTATCTGTGTTAAAATTACTAAAGCTACTTGGTGGCCAGGGTTGGTTGTGGTGTGGAACATTTTTCTTGTTGCGTTGGGTTTTCAGGAAGTGTTTTTCTATTGCAGAAATATGAAGAGCTAGTGAATAATGCAAACAAAGAATCATACCCTTACCCACAACATGGTGCAGGAAACACTGGGAATGTGGCAAGGCATGTGTGCAATACTGGACACCAAGCAGAAGCACAAAGGAGACTGAGGAGACAGACACCCTTGCAGGAAGCTGGAACAGACAAAGGTATTTGGTTTGATCTTAATCTGGCAGATTGCATATCATCAAATTAAGCTTGTTAGTAGAAGTCTTTAATAGTCAATGTCCTATTGATGACCCCAAtggaaatttaattaattagtaAATATTTGGGTGATAGAGGAAGATACAGTTCTTCTGACTATAAGGTTGATTAATATTGCATAAACTGAGTTAAAGTCACAAACTGCAACAAATGGTACTGGTCTTCAGTTTACTGACTTAATGCTAGGCTTTGAGGTTTCATTTCATCAAATGCTTGtagctttctgctttttaaagccatttttcaggaggaaagaaaaagctgtctCATCTGCTAGAGGTGTGTGTATTCTTTGGGGGTTGTTAGCAGTAAGACCTTCAGAGTATATAACAGTTCACATGCTAGTGTTGGCCTTGGTATGCAGGGCATGGTCTAAACTGTGTTTTGTAAGTGGGTAATACTAGATGGGAGCTGTGAAGATTGAATTATGCTGCTTGCTCTTGGCATTGCACAAGACAAGGAATTCTGTGTTCATGTGAAAGATACTATTGTGTCAAGAACTTGCTTGACCTGGCTTGGTAGTTTTCTCTGGTTCTTTTGGTCAAGAATGTAGTTGAAAAAAGTGTGAATCTCTGGgtggcttttctctttctttgttgttccccttcttccctttccccccactTCCTGTGCCTAGTATGTAGTTTAGCACTGTAGCTCTTCCCAAGGCTGTCACGTGTACTATGGCAAAACTGGAGACAGTGTAGATGGGAAAAACTTCATGGGAGGGACAGATGTCCCCGGGgctttctgtttatttgagCTCTTACGCAACTGAAAAACataaagcagcaaaacccaagAGAGGTTTTGGCTCTGTGCCTGTAGTGTGGCTTGAATTCCTTCAACACCAACATAAGAAATTCCTATTAACACAGAACAAtaccagcactgcagtgctcctgTCTCTAGAGCgccctggcctggctgtggggagcagccaTTGCTGTCCTGGAAGGAGCCCAGTCTTTGTGTATCCCTTAACCAGGCTCAGACACATGTGAGGCTTTCCAGCTGGGACAGTTTCCTTCAGCTGACTTCAAAAGACCCTGCTTggctgtttttttggtttttttttctaaatactaaaaaaaatttaaaagcatttaaccTCAAGTCTTTTTGCTGACTGAGGAACTCCAGATCATCACTGATGCATTGAGGCTGTGAGGGTTGTGTGAGTTGATAGATGCTGCTGCACCTTCTGGAACAGGGTACCAGCCTCTTGTAATTAGTTTAACTGGGCTAAAATATTACACACTTTCCAGTGAGAAGAGGACTAAGTAGAACACTGAAAATAGGTTGgacttgtttctgttttgtttggttcCATGTTGATGTATAACTTTTAGCAATTACTATTGCAAGTCAGAAATGTACAAAAAGGAACCTTGGGTCTCAGGAAGATTTGTGCTGCaaatgctgctgccaggagcttgAAAAAAGAGAGGCTGTGTGCCAGGACTTGaaaagagagctggagatggcCCACAAACATCTTCAGCTTGCTGTGAAGGAATGTGAAGCTAAGTCAGAGCAAATCCAAGGTTAGGATTCTTAGTCACCTAAACACAACTTTGATTCTCTGATCTGTTGGatcttttaattttcagtggaTACTGGGGTTTTGGTTATTAACCTcataacaaacaaaaacaacccgCACCACAATAAACCAACAAAACCGACCAAGTTTTATCTTGTATCTTTCTGTCTTGAATGCACAATTGCTAACCCACaaattaataattctttttcaATGTTTGTCAAAACCACCCTTGTTATTTTTTATCCTGTCCTTTCTCTCCAAGTACGCTTGATATCTCAGTTTAGTGTTAGTAATGGTATATGAAGGCTTTAAGCTTATTTAATTACTGTATGAGATGATTTTTATATTCAGACTTCATTGAAGTGTGCTTGGATCGATTCCTATTCTGCTTGTTACTGCAACAGTTGTACTGCAACTGATGATACTTTGGGGCATTGAGCTCTTGTATCAGAGGCAGCAGGTATTACATAAGCATCTCCTGGACTTGAATTTAGAGAAATGCAGTGAATTAtggttcatttttttaatagaaaatgagATGGTTCCAGGAGCTCTAATTGCAGAAAACTCCAAGACGAAGACTAAACTGAAAGACCAGGGATCACCACCAAGGTatttaaaaaactaaacaaGATGATTTGTTATTTTGGGAAGatataaattgctttttttgtgcAGTGTGATGTGTATGCATTTCAGGTCACTGTCAAGGGGAGGCATCTCAAAGCCTTGTGCATCTTCTGACTCTGTGAAAGGTCTGGAAGAAATGCGTGCTCACTACATTAAAGCTTTGAGCAAGATTAAGTGTAAGTACTGAAGTCTTAGCTAAAAATTTagtggaggaaaataaattactttgttGCTTCTTCCTTCAGCCAGCTTGGACAGGAATCTGACAACCAAATCACAGGAGAAGTAAATTTTTGCATCTTACTAGAGTGACTGTGGGAACTGAAATTGTCACCCTAAATTCAACAAGTAATTGTGATGGCTGAAGCCTTGTTTTACCATTCTTGCTTTGTTGTACTGTAGTATGTCTTTTAAAGTGGTAAAGTGTATTTTGAGAACTGATTGtgtttctccagaaaaaaaatctacctaGCCTGCAGCTTGTCCTGagagaaaatctgcttttctcttgtGCTGTATCCTGCCTTCTGGCTTAGTCAGAGCCTTCTGGCTGAGGAGAAAGGATTAAGTTTAGCGCCAGGTCTTACCTGAGTACAGCAGgtccccaaattccagctgtaTGGCCATTGAAAAGTTTCTAGTTCCATATTTTGCCAGCCAACATTCCTTCCAAATCCCTATGCCTGCTTAAGATGCAGAATCAGACAACTGAATTCCTTCTGATCCTTCTGTGGTTTGCCCTGCCGCTCATCCAGTAGGCAACAACTTGCAGGAGGATTTGGTGGAATGTCAGCAGGTAAATCCATGTCCTTGCTGACTTGTTCCAGGTCTGCTAGACAATCCTGGTTTGTGGTGTTGGCTTTTTCCTCACTCTGAGGGAAAACTGGTACTAATGAAGTGTGTTTGTAGGTGATATGCTTTGTTATATCCGTGAAAGTAAGGAACGAGCTGCTGAAATGATTAAAGTGGAGGTTTTAAGAGAGCGCCAAGAGACAGCACGGAAAATGCGCAAATACTACTTGACATGCCTGCAACAACTGCTCACTGATAATGGCAAACATGAAGGGTGAGTTCAAGTATGTTTGGATGTgactgctggctgtgcaggagaTGTGTAGATGTTAGTCTGAGTGTGTCCACCTTGCAGCAAACAGTGCCCAACCTGAAGTCCAGGGTGTGTGTGTTGGTGTCAGgtcactgctgagctgcctggcacTCTGTCCTTTCAGTATTCTCTGACTCTCACTAACACTGCTTTGAAGTAAAATGTATTGTTGAATTACCCTTaaacttgtttttgtttttgttggtttttttcccccatgctCTGCAATTCTTGACagagctgaaaagaaaataatggatgCTGCCAGTAAACTTGCTACGATGGCTAAAGGACTGGAAACGCCTCTGCGGCACATTCCCCAGCGCAGACTGGCCCGCCCAGGTGTGCTGGAttctctgctccttctcttcTTATCATATTGATTTAATGCATGTActaatgaaaatgcttttcttccagtatcaacattattttcaattatcTCTTCTGTTatctctttccctcctctcctaGCTCTGCATATAAATTCTGATCCTGGAGGTGAGTGCTCCAAAGGAGATTGTGTGCTTCGGACTAGGTCACACCATATGGAAAACAAATCATGTAGTGAAAGCATTACTGAAAAAGCTGCTGATAAAGTTGTCCAGAAGTGTGTTCCACGTGACTTGATACAGCAGTTTGATGCAACACAGACCAAAACTCAACATGTGCTTTGTGAAACAGTGGCTTCAGATATTCAGAACAGGAATAATTCTCAAAATCTGGATGGTGCTTCTAGAGGTGTACCAGAATGTTTTCCAAATGAAgatggaagaagggaaaaatatggCCCTGTTGCAAATATAGATGAAGGACCTTTGTGTGCTGTGAGTAATGGCAATGCTCCTCCCTCTGCTGGTC
The sequence above is drawn from the Ficedula albicollis isolate OC2 chromosome 10, FicAlb1.5, whole genome shotgun sequence genome and encodes:
- the CEP152 gene encoding centrosomal protein of 152 kDa isoform X2, producing the protein MSLDFDSGALQTQHEDEDYDQEDYAREQELQQLLTDLPHDMLEDSGDQLSSFSDCSIQETEEQLHEAGKLDGRWNDHPLISDPPNQFVASDLVNGQSPESYKVTYKPYQNGIHQNIPGIQEGKRRNEVFEDLQHEFLINDENSSENMQILQLQVLNKARERQLEELNEKLEKSAQQIRYLNHQLSMVKDEKDGLALSLHESQKLYQNGKEREMHLEGQIKALETQIQTLTTNEEQILKQSKVAEVAMESMQKQLLELQRSDALQRAREQHEAIISALKQKYEQQVLSLEQKLDTTQSALREQKELCKNLGEHVKQLEKLLEETKCEKTEIINRLTRSLEESQKQCANLLQTGSMQETNQLRFQLQQAQSAQIISNNMNKALQEELMELKEEIALYESAAKLGVFLNDAGGERHVSLGDSYVELGIKKITGKKPRFCSAIQNRDMDKELSKDEIIVELKAELERLLSSNKMKRNQITQLQNSLKDCQETLEEYKQLKAEKASRDSEPVTNLKDASDNLKEEVLRLKKANEALQQEVEAHTSTIEELKENEEKLKSLNQDLCCQMRKMVEEFDHDKQEAIDRCERTYQQHHENTKAHFEKELMERFAVEKQQLLQTSEETISQLKDSIEELNKEITVVKECYIGVCREKDTLETTLRQKFQQEQQLKEEKLKRQLLEEKEVSLKLLRTELEEEHIRSMTAAKKQSLEEKSQQIQEEVALAKVQWEKEEKELALVLSAAEEKWKKEYEGTERSGLRVKELEEKVISLRRELELKKEEIPAAVKSELAKARVKWNKEKQEEILQIQEQNERDYQSFLDDHRNRIKEVLAKQKNDLSIQKDAEIKMVLDQKQREWEAEEAKRLQDEINRYEEKTLVELEYLLSEIHEELVKCTQSKHYWEDKCFDSHVQLTSQGKDKLKACLQKAFRTTVCTILEKKEREWKEKYEELVNNANKESYPYPQHGAGNTGNVARHVCNTGHQAEAQRRLRRQTPLQEAGTDKENEMVPGALIAENSKTKTKLKDQGSPPRSLSRGGISKPCASSDSVKGLEEMRAHYIKALSKIKCDMLCYIRESKERAAEMIKVEVLRERQETARKMRKYYLTCLQQLLTDNGKHEGAEKKIMDAASKLATMAKGLETPLRHIPQRRLARPALHINSDPGGECSKGDCVLRTRSHHMENKSCSESITEKAADKVVQKCVPRDLIQQFDATQTKTQHVLCETVASDIQNRNNSQNLDGASRGVPECFPNEDGRREKYGPVANIDEGPLCAVSNGNAPPSAGQGTLQNMQVPSATNGHTSSGPTHMLKSKNGRPGLKEDKCIQSCGKWKTKSKRTQEFDFKDSPERDEGSSSEWSSGNGSLHLDYGEMPLLHPQQNTNTNVQAQTVYCEEFPHVRSFSSADENVTSWIDISSGSGKVLSTKSSTKVYSRGQQINPEHTSFLNS